Genomic window (Desulfuromonadales bacterium):
ACCGCCTGGGGGATCGGCGCCTTCGTCCTGGTCAAGGTATCCCAGGCACTCAACGCCAAGTTCGACAGCTTCACCGTCTCCTTCGCTTCGGCCGGCGTGCTGCTGCTGGTCGGCGCCATGCTCAGCCTTTCCCTGCGTCAGCCCAAGGTTGCCGTGGCCAAGGAAGCCACTGCACCGGCGGCCTACGAGGAAGAGGACCTGGTGCTGCAGAAAGTCGACTGATTTCCTCGCCCTCCAACTGCCATGCTGTCCAGCCCCGCCACCCGGCGGGGCTGTTTTTTTCTTAAGCCAGACATGGTGAACCCGCTATAAATTGAAACCCTCCCAGCAAAGATCCAGGGAAAGGTTACGCAGCCCCTTTTCTCTGCTCAGGACCGTCACAGGGGGCCTGCTCAAAAAAGGATTTTCCTGTTGATTGGCATACCAAGATTTACTAATTGATCAGGCGTGACGCACGAAAAAGGCCGCATTCCCTTAAAGGGGTGCGGCCTTTCGGTTGCTGAAAAATTGGGGTCAGGGGACGAATTCGGCAGAGAAATGAGCCGGGGTAACAGTGTGACTGAACACTTCAAGAAAGGATACACCGGCCGGCTTCATCAGAATGATGGCCATAATGCCGATGACGAGCATGGCTGCCGTCCAGTTCAGCAGGGCCGTCAGCCAGGGCCAGTCGGCTTCAGGACGCTTTAACCGTTCGTTTTCCTCGGCTTCGCTGTCGCCAAGGTTCTTTGCCGCGGCTCGCATGATGCGGCCGGAACTCAGAAAGATGACGGCCGAAACCAGAAATTGGGGCATCACTTCGAGGGTAAGATTGCCGGTGCTCAACATGACGCCGTAAAAGGCCAGCGCTCCCAGCCCCAAAAGCGTCAACTGTTGGCCCATTTTGGCATTCATCGCGTTTGTTCTCCCCGGCCCAAGTCGTTGATAGTTAGAGTAAATTTATCCATCCAGGCAGCTGATGTCAAGGAGAAAGCTTGTTTTTGCTCTGCCTCACTTCATGCTCAAATCCGGGATGGCTCTGGTTTGGGATTCCGTCAATGCTTGGGCGGAAGCAGAGCGGCTTCTCCACCAGCCTTCCGGCAGGGGATGTCGACCCTGATAATTTGTCCGCGCCGTTCGATGAAATAATCCTCTCTCTTGATGGCAGGCTCATAGCGTTCACCGGCGCAGAGGATTTTGTAGCTGCTCCGATAAGCGAGCCCGGGAATGAAGGCCGGGACGGTATATTCGATGTCCTCGATCAGGCAAAAGACTTCCTGGTCGAGGTCATTCTCACCGGCGTCACGCCTGCCGTTGTCGTTTTTGTCGAAAAAGGAATCGATCAACAGAATTCCCCTCTGGGTTGCCAGGGGCGGCGCCGAGCCGAAGACAAGGTTGAGGATGTTTCCCTTGTTTTCGATGTCCCTCCGGGCGTTGAATTCGGTGTGGGCTTCGGCCGCCGAAACGCTTCGTGCTGATGCCGGCAGCAGTCCCAAAGTAAAAAGGGAGAGGAGAAGAAAGGTGTACGTAAAGGTTCGAGTCACTGAAAAGTCCCACGTTGAGGTTGTAGTGGCATTATAGGACACCCTGTCGGTCCGTTGCCAGTGAATCAAACCTCCTGCAGAAATCGTCTTTACCGGGTGCGCTGACGGCGTTGGGAGTGTTTTCAGCGGACTGTCGTGACCGCCACTATCGATTCATAAGCGATATCGAGCAGCGTCTGCAGCTCGCCCTCGGAAATGGTCAATGGGGGCATGAAATAGATGACATTTCCCAGCGGGCGGAGCAGGGCGCCCCGGGCGAGGGCCTGACGATAAACCTCCAGACCCCGTCGCTGCTGCCAGGGGTAGGCGCTTCTGGTCTCCCTCTCCTGAACCATCTCTATGGCCGCCACCATGCCGCAGTGGCGAAACTCTCCGACGTGCTGCAGGGATTCGAACCGCGAAGCCTGTTGCTGCAGAAGAGCCATTTTCGGTTTCAGCCCGGTGAGGACATTCTCTTCTTCAAAAATTTTCAACACCTCCACCGCCAGGGCACAGGCGAGCGGGTTGCCGGTATAGGAGTGGGAATGGAGAAATGCCTTTTGCGCAGCATAATCGTCGTAAAAAGCATCGTAAATAGCGTCGGTGGTCAGGGTCACGGAGAGCGGGAGGTAGCCGCCGGTGATCCCTTTTGAAAGGCAGAGAAGGTCAGGACTGACGCCGGCATGTTCGTTGGCGAACATGCACCCGGTGCGGCCGAAGCCGACGGCGATTTCGTCAGCGATGTAGTGGACGCAGCAGGTGTCGCAGAGTGCCCGCAGTTTCTTCAGGTAGACGGGGGGGTAAATGCGCATGCCGGCGGCCCCCTGGATCAGCGGCTCGACGATGACTGCCGCGATCTGCTCATGTGCCGCAGTCACCTGGCGTTCGAGATGTTCGAAGCATTCGGCCTTGCAATGGTCACGGTGCAGGCCGTAAGGGCAACGGAAACAGTCGGGACCCTGAACCTGGAACCCTTCGAGCAGGATTGGCCGATAGATTTCACGATAAAGGTCACAGCCGCCGACCGAAAGGGCGCCGAGAGTTTCCCCATGGTAGGCGTCGGTGATCGAGACGAAGCGGCTCTTTTGCGGTTTGCCCGACTGCTGCCAGAACTGGAAGCTCATCTTCAGGGCGACTTCCACCGCGGCCGAACCGTTGTCGGCAAAAAAAACCTTGGTCAGTCCCGGCGGGGCCAGACGGCAGAGGCGGCGCGCCAGTTCGACCGCGGGTTCATGGGTGAAACCGGCGAAAATATGATGGGCGATGCGCCCGGCCTGGTCGGTCAGCGCCCGGTTGAGACGCGAATGATTGTGGCCGAAGAGATTGACCCACCAGGAGGAGACGCCGTCGATATACCGGTTACCGTCCACGTCGACCAGATAAACACCTTCGCCGCGGGCGATCGGAATGGGCGGAAGGGTTTCATGGTCCTTCTGCTGCGTGCAGGGGTGCCAGACGTGGGCACGGTCAAGCCGTATAATTTCTGCTTTATCCATAGGTTATCTTCAAAACGTTAAGAACATTTCCAGGTTAGATGCCGAGCGCCGCATGCAGCCAGGGGAGGGTGGGAAGACCGGCGACAGCCTCGGCCAGGGCTTCGACTTTCTCCCGCTCGCTTCCTTCCACCCGGGGCAGTACCCCGAGCAGGTCGGCGGAGGCCAGCGAAGCCAGGCTGTGGGGTGCCAGGGCTTCGGCGGCATCGGGTTGCTGCGGCATGCCATTGATGATGAAACCGGCCAGGGGAATGCCCATGGTACGGGCAGCATGGACGGTGAGCAGGGTATGGTTGATGGTACCCAGGCCGGGTCGGCAAACCACCAGCAGGGGGAGGCCGAGTTGCAGAACCAGATCGGCAACCAGCAGCCCGCCGGCCAGGGGGACCATCAGGCCACCGGCGCCCTCGATAAACGTATAATCGTGCCTTTCGCTCAGCGACCTGGCCGTTTCGACGAGGTGCGCCAGATCGACGGTGATTGCTTCTTCTTTTGCCGCCAGAGCAGGCGCCAGCGGTGCCCGCAGACGATAAGGAGCGATCAGTTCAGGATCCTCCGAGCAGTCGGCGGCCCATTGCAGGAGGGCGGCGTCTGGTCCAGGTCGGCCGGGGTCGGTGACGCCGGTTTCGACCGGCTTCATTACCCCGACGTCCAGGCCGCCGCTTCGCAGGTGCCGGGCCAGGGCCGCGGCCACCAGGGTCTTGCCGACTCCGGTGTCGGTGCCGGTGACGAATATTCCGCGAGGCACATCAACAGGCACGGACTTCTACCTCGGCATCGCGGAACATCTGCAGGTCGGCTTCCCGGTCACGACCGGAGGTGGTCAGGTAGTTCCCTACCATGGTGCCGCTGGCGCCGGCCATGAAGATCCATGACTGGAAGTCGCGCAGATTCGGCTCCCGGCCACCGCAGACGCTGATGCGCCGCTCGGGCAGCAGGAAGCGGAAAAGGGCGATGATCCGCAGGCAATCCAGGGGCGTCAGATCTTTTTGACCCTCGAGGGGCGTGCCCGCAATCGGGTTGAGGAAATTGAGCGGGACCGAGTCGACCTCAAGTTCACGAAGGGTAAAGGCAAGTTCGACCCTCTGCGCCAGCGACTCGCCCAGACCGAAGATGCCGCCGCAGCAGACCTTCATCCCCGCAGCCTTGGCCAGGCGCACCGTTCGTACATCTTCTTCGTAGTCGTGGGTGGTGCAGATATTGGGGAAAAAAGAACGGGCGGTCTCCAGATTGTGGTGATAAGTGACGCATCCCGCCTCGCTCAGTGCCCGGGAAGTCTGCTCGTCGAGGAGACCCAGAGAAGCGGAGGGCTCGATGGCGGTGGTGGCACGGATCTCGCGAATGGCCGTGAGAATTCTTTCGAATTCTTCGCCTTCGCGCACGCGAGTGCCGCTGGTGACGATGCCGTAGCAATGCGACCCGTCCGCCTGTGCCTGGCGCGCTCCCTGAACGATTTCATCCCTGGTCTTGAGCGGATAGGTGGGCGCGGAAGTTCTGTGATGCGCGGACTGGGCACAAAACGCGCAATTCTCAGAACAGCGCCCCGACTTCGCGTTGATGATCGAGCAGAGCTCGATGCGGTTACCAAAAGCCCGCTCCCGTATCCGGTGAGCGCCCGCGAGGAGAAGAGTCAAATCCGCCCCACTGGCGCCGAGAATGGCCATCGCCTCCTCGAAACTGGGGCTGCCGCCGGCCAGAACCCGCCGGGTCAATTCACTCACCATCTGTTCCATATTTTCGAACACTCCCTCATGTCCAGCGATTTTACACTTCGGAGGGTCGATTATAGGGAATTGACCCCATTTGTCAACCCATAGTTAACTCCAGGTTAACAACTGGATGAATGTAAATACCATTTGTGGAGGGAAAATTCTCATATCTTATTGACAGCTATCTTCATTGATGCTAAAACACCATTTTATTTACACTTAAGGTGGGTGAACTATGGTTAAAAAGCTG
Coding sequences:
- a CDS encoding MFS transporter, whose protein sequence is TAWGIGAFVLVKVSQALNAKFDSFTVSFASAGVLLLVGAMLSLSLRQPKVAVAKEATAPAAYEEEDLVLQKVD
- the bioA gene encoding adenosylmethionine--8-amino-7-oxononanoate transaminase, which translates into the protein MDKAEIIRLDRAHVWHPCTQQKDHETLPPIPIARGEGVYLVDVDGNRYIDGVSSWWVNLFGHNHSRLNRALTDQAGRIAHHIFAGFTHEPAVELARRLCRLAPPGLTKVFFADNGSAAVEVALKMSFQFWQQSGKPQKSRFVSITDAYHGETLGALSVGGCDLYREIYRPILLEGFQVQGPDCFRCPYGLHRDHCKAECFEHLERQVTAAHEQIAAVIVEPLIQGAAGMRIYPPVYLKKLRALCDTCCVHYIADEIAVGFGRTGCMFANEHAGVSPDLLCLSKGITGGYLPLSVTLTTDAIYDAFYDDYAAQKAFLHSHSYTGNPLACALAVEVLKIFEEENVLTGLKPKMALLQQQASRFESLQHVGEFRHCGMVAAIEMVQERETRSAYPWQQRRGLEVYRQALARGALLRPLGNVIYFMPPLTISEGELQTLLDIAYESIVAVTTVR
- the bioD gene encoding dethiobiotin synthase, encoding MPRGIFVTGTDTGVGKTLVAAALARHLRSGGLDVGVMKPVETGVTDPGRPGPDAALLQWAADCSEDPELIAPYRLRAPLAPALAAKEEAITVDLAHLVETARSLSERHDYTFIEGAGGLMVPLAGGLLVADLVLQLGLPLLVVCRPGLGTINHTLLTVHAARTMGIPLAGFIINGMPQQPDAAEALAPHSLASLASADLLGVLPRVEGSEREKVEALAEAVAGLPTLPWLHAALGI
- the bioB gene encoding biotin synthase BioB translates to MEQMVSELTRRVLAGGSPSFEEAMAILGASGADLTLLLAGAHRIRERAFGNRIELCSIINAKSGRCSENCAFCAQSAHHRTSAPTYPLKTRDEIVQGARQAQADGSHCYGIVTSGTRVREGEEFERILTAIREIRATTAIEPSASLGLLDEQTSRALSEAGCVTYHHNLETARSFFPNICTTHDYEEDVRTVRLAKAAGMKVCCGGIFGLGESLAQRVELAFTLRELEVDSVPLNFLNPIAGTPLEGQKDLTPLDCLRIIALFRFLLPERRISVCGGREPNLRDFQSWIFMAGASGTMVGNYLTTSGRDREADLQMFRDAEVEVRAC